The following is a genomic window from Panthera uncia isolate 11264 chromosome B4, Puncia_PCG_1.0, whole genome shotgun sequence.
CCAAGAAGGACCAGAACCCTTAGGAAGATGGGCAGAGAGGCAAATCGTCCCTCAGATGTGAAGACAGTACAGccttgggggggggtggtgcagattCATCTGTGGAATAGAACAGACACTCCAGAGACAGATGCATGCATGTACAGAGTGAGATGTCAGTTCACAGTGGGAAAGAAAGgcatttttcaacaaataaatgaaacaaagttgTTATTCCTATggagaaagataaaatttttcaaataaatttttttaattaaaaattttttaaatgtttatatttgagagagagagagtgtgggaggggtagaaagagagggagacacagaatctgaagcaggctccaggcccgatgcagggctcaaactcataagctgtgagatcatgacctgagccgaaatcagacgctcaaccgactgagccacccaggcgccccaaagataaAATTTGATTGTTACCACACCATAGTCAAACATCAACTCCAGATAGGTTAGGACTTATATGtcaaagataaaatttgaaactcttaataataaacatagataaataatcttttaaaccTCACGGTAAGGaaaattaccttttttctttaaaaacgtttatttatttcttttgagagagagagagagagagaatgagagtaggggaggagaaaagagagagggagagagagaatcccaaccagccatccaggttccctaaggaaaagtttctttttctttctttctttctttctttctttctttctttctttctttcttttttaacatttatttatttttgagacagagagagagagcatgaacaggggagggtcagagaaagagggagacacagaatctgaaacaggctccaggctctgagccgtcagcacagagcctgacgtggggctcgaactcatggaccgcgagatcatgacctgagccgaagttggacgcttaaccgactgagccacccaggcgcccctgagtttcTTGAGACAAAAGTagcactgacttttaaaaatacatattgataGCTTTGGCCACATTAAAATTCACAGTTTTCATCAAAAGATAcctttaaaacactgaaaatgcAGTTACAAACTGGGAGAAACTGTTCACAATAGATACAACGAGCGTAACAACCCTAcggaaaaacaggcaaaagagaTGAACAGATATTTCCCAGAAGAGGAATCTACATAATTAACAAACGCACACTGAGATATTTAACACAACCAGTGAAATGTAAATCAAGATCGCAACAAGGCTGCTTTCTTAGGTCTATTTGGCTGGTGACAATGAGCTAGCAATCCCGCTCTGAAGCATCTACTCACAAGAAACGCTCACCTGTGCACAAGAGACACATGCAAGAATGTTCCAAGAGTCATCGATCACAACAGCGAAGCCTGGAAACGATCTAAATACACAACACAGGACCACGGAAGAATAATCGTGAGACAGTCGCACAAAGAAATGAGCTACAGTAAAGATGCAGGAGCACAGATGAATTTTAGCAAAATTTGATAATTTGGTGAACGTGTAAGCGCGATGCCCTtcttaaagaagtaaaaacagcTTAAAATGAAAAGTCTTTGAAGAATAGCTATAGATGCAACAAAAGGAGAATGGTCCCCTCAGGGGTGGTGCAGGGAGACAGGGGTGCCAGAGACGGGTGGGTGCAGATACTGTTTGgttctaaatatgtttttaagacaATCTGAATAAGAACGGGCCATGTAAGGACAAACAACGAAACTATGCCATGAGCCAAGGATTATGACCAACCAGAGCATATGCACCTGAGATGCAGTGAATGAAGGAAGTTGTACACAGTgcaataaagtaagaaaaagacacaaaaggtaTAATGatggcaaggaaaaagaaaactcttcagATGACATAACTGTGTAtgtgagaaataataataatcttcagattattcagaagaaataaaattattccgAGAAATAAACATAATCTTCAGCTATATTAACAGAATTGATAGAAATGTTAGCCAGATGGctggattaaaaagaaatcagttcaTAAAAATCAATCCCATTTCTATCAACCAGCCACAATCTGtagaaaaaacacaaagtttaATAGTACTTAccctagaataaaaaataaaaacacatataagactaaatctaactttaaaaaagtgcaaacaggggcgcctgggtggctcagtcggttgagcgtccgacttcggctcaggtcacgatctcgcggtctgtgagttcgagccccgcgtcgggctctgtgctgacagctcggatctggagcctgcttccgattctgtgtctccctctctctctgcccctctcccactcacatctgtctctcaaaaataagtaaaatgtaaaaatccttGAAACATGTTTGTAAAACTCTTTTTGGTGCGTCTTGACAAGCTGGCTCTGTAACTGGTATGGAAGTAAAGGGGTCAAGAGTCCAGAAGAGCGGAGTCAtttctgaggaagaaaaacaagatcGTGGGACTTGCCTGACCAGCCCAGCGACGCCCTAGTGGGCTGCAGTGACGAGGACATTGAGGCACCGGCCCAGGGCAGACGGACAGACCGACGGAGCTCACCAGAAAGTCCAGGGACACCGTCCGTGACAGCAGCAAGCTGCAGGTAGGTGGGGAGGGCCTTTCCACGGTGGGGAGCCCCGTAAAACTGCGATCAAACCCATCTCACGCCACACGCCAAATCAACTCCAGGAGCATCAAAGACCGAAACGCACGAGCAAGCGGCACTTACAGAAGAAGCCGCCACTGGAGCCTGTCTTCACGAGCTCAGGGTAAGGGTACCAGCCACAAAAATCACCAACCGTAGAGGAAAAGGTTGACCAGCTTGGGTTTATCAAAATCAAGGTGGTTCTGCATGTCATAAGGAAGCAAAAAGACAAATCACAAAGTGGGGACAGTATTTGCAACAGTCAACGGAAAAGGAGAATCCAGAATAGACGTCACCCCTCCAAGTCGAGAATAAAGAGACCCTTCCGGAAGAAGAGTCTACGGACAATTGGACGGAAGGCTCAGGTGGGTACTTCTCAGGAGGGGAAACACACGTCTGAAAATGGGCCATCTGACTGGTAAGCAGCAAAATGCAAATGAGCGCCATCGCGCTGTCTCCAGAGGCGAACACGAAGACGCGTGCTGACACCAAGTGTCGGCAGCAGCAGGAGGCACGGCCCCGGTGTGAATGCAGTCAGAGTGCAGCCCCTTTGGCCGTGCTCATAAGGCCCAGTGTACCGGGTTCAAGACCCCCTCCCCGTGAGGTCACATCCACTTGGAACCTGTGAATCTGCCATTGTTTAGAAACAGCCTTTGCAGATGTCATCAGGTTAAGATGTCAccctggagggagggggtgggcccCAATCCAACAGCAGTGTCCTTACAAGAGCGAActctggacacagagacacagagaaagaacacCACGTCAGGACGGGGCGCAGCCTGGAGTGGCCCAAGGACAAGCCAAGGAGCCCCAACATTACGAGCAGCCAGCAGGAGCTGGACGAGACAAGGAGGGATTCTTCCCTACAGCCTTGAGAGCACGGCCCCGCGAACACCTTGACTCCAGACTTCAGGCTCCAGGACGTTTACAGAACACCTTTCTGCCATTAAGCCAGCCGTCGGCAGTGCGGTGTTACCGCAGCTAAGTTGAGGCTGTGTGCACCCCTCAACGCTACGCTTCTAGAAAGATGCCTGTGGAAAGGTGCACGCTGTGTTTTTTGGTAACAGCAAACAACCCGGAAAGAGGCGAGATGCTGAGCGGGAGGGCCGAGCGGCCTCGGTGGCAGACTGGACATGAGGTGAGGAGAGTGGGCGGGACTGGGGGTGTCCTCCCGCCTGAGGCCGGCCAGCGCTGAGGACAACCCGTGCCTTCGCCCCACAGACACTTACTGGGCACTGCCCGTGGGCCCCCGCACAGCCCCAGCTGCTGGGGTGAGCGGTGAAGACAGCAGAAGATCGCTGCCATCGGGGACCTGCACTCCAGGGGAGAGAGCCAGCCGGcagacggacggacggacggcaAGGACGCTCTggtgccagggagggaggggtggggtgaaagggggggagaaagggagggaggtgtggggagagagacagacagagacccaggcgggtggagggaacagcaggtgtGTTTCAGGAGGAGCTGAACCAGGCAGGGGTGTGGCAGCCGCCGGGCTCCCGCCTTTTCCTCACGCATACCTTCCGGCCACTCTGGGGAAGGGCGCTGAGGTACAGACCCGGCAGGGCCACCCCCAGAGACTCGGGGCTGCCCCACACCTGTCTTGTGCCCTGAGCCCGGGCCCAGGACAGGCTGGCAGGCCACGCAGGGTCAGCTCCGTCGGGAACCTCGGAAAACTGAATGCGGGAGCCCAGTGGCCCGCTGGCGCCCGGCCCGCCCCGATGCGCACCACACCGCACACAGAGCGACACAGAGGCCACCCACTCGCTCCTGTGAGGGGCCCCGGGAACTGCTGCTGCGGGGACCCCGCGACCCCAACAGCCCGGCCAGTCCCAGGCCCGGGCCGGTGCCCCCACGGCACAcgctccccgcccccgcctcgcCCTGGAGGCCACGGAGCAGGCCACCCCGAGCAGCCCGCGGTGTCAGCGCCCCCGCAGCGCTACCTGGTGGCGTGAGCGGCTGAAACAGGGCGCCCTCCGGTGTCTTCACGCTCGGGAGCACGGCCGGCCGAGCCCGCGCGCTGACCGTGTCGGCCCCCGAGCGTCTGTCGGACTCGGCTTTGGGAAGGCGGATTTTCGGGGCCTGACCGTCCGCGAGTCGAAAATCACGAGTGGGGACCGCTGACTTCCTGGCGGACTGCGCCTCGCAGCGTCTCTCGGCCGGCCTCTTGAGGGGCGCGGGCAGGGTGCAAGCGAGCGCCTGTGCGTCGTCCGGCCTCAAGTCCCCGCGCACAGCCGTCGGGAGGCGGCCCGGAGCCGGGCCTGGCACGGCCGAGGGGGACCGCACCTTCAGCGGCTGAGGGTCCAGGAGCGCGGATGGACAGTTAGCGCTGGAAATGGGCGGCATCTGCTTCCTGGCTCTGCGCACACCAACGCCTTCCACACACAGGTCGGACCCGTGGAAGGGCGGAGGCTCCACagcaggctgggaggaggagggccgCGTTGGGGGTGCGGCTGGCCCTGCCCAGAGACCCGTGCTCCCCTCTCCCGCACCTGCTGGCCGGCCCGCTGGCTGGAGAAGCGCGGGCCTCGCTTCTCTGTGGCTGGGCTGCccaccagcccccctccccccgcccgccccctgcTCCGAGGAGGCTGGGACACGGGGTCCTCCCCAGGCAGCCAGAGGGCCCGGCAAAGTGAACACCCAGCCCGGTGGCCTGGCCGGAAGGAAGACTCCCAGCAGGGAGTGGGTGTCGGAAAGACCCCTGAAGGAGGACTCGGTTTTCAtcaggggggaggaggggggacaccGCAGGCCTGGAAAGGAACAGCCTAGTATTCGGAGTCTGGACACCATGGACCTCCCACGAGTCCAGGCAGGGGGCCTCCCTGTGGTGGCCACAGAGCGGGGGGATGGCTGCGGAGGAGCGGAGCAAAGGTGGCTGGAGCCGGGGGAGtctcccctgggggtggggggcgtccgGAGTCACTGCCCAGTTTGCCTGAAGTGGCTGCAGCCACGGAGGGACAGGCAGCAGCAGGTGcgaccgcacccccccccccccccggtcccgCCCCCACTCACCTGTCTCCACAGCAACTCAAAGTTGCCGACGTCGCAGTTGCGGTCAACCTTGCGACCCACCACCACCTTGATGGTGTCCTCCTGCACCTGGGCGCACAGCTGTGCCGTGACGGGCGTGGACGCGTGCATGGTGGGGCTGGAGTTGATCTCGATCAGCCAGGGCTGGAAGTCGCGGCCCAGGATGAAGTCGGCCCCGTACAGCTCGAAGCTGTTCTTGCGTGGCTCCACGTGGTCCTGCACCACCCTCATGGTGTTGGCGACGGCCCGCTTCATGGCCGGGTAGATGACGCTGGCCCACACGGCCCCGCGGCCCCTCTTCTGCAGGTACTCCTGGAACCTGGTGCTGGTCCACATGTTGTGGTAGGGCAGCAGGGGGCTGCGTTCCTCGTCGTTCTTCAGGTGCTTCTGGATGGAGTTGTTGCACAGGTGGATGGCGCTGCGAGCCAGGGCCACGGTCAGGCCGTGGCCCCGGGGACTCTGGACCTGCGACCCGGACcctgccacccaggcccccaaaaCCCTTATGCCCCACCGACCCTGACGCCCGCGCAGACACCTCCCCCCACGGGCCCCCACGCCACCGCCAACCCCCCCTCCGGGACTCAGCTCTCGTGGCCCCGCCCCCTGGCTCAGAGCGGCTGCAGGAGGGGCTCAGAGAgctcccagagcctcagtttccccatctgcaccTGGCAATGGACATGGGGCCCTTGAAAAGCTGGTCGGgtgagacaaagtgagaaagCGTCTCTGTAAAAGTTTCTCGCCTCGTTGCAAACAGGTTTTGAAACAGATACCCTGGCCTAGATGAACCATCTGGATCTGGATGGTGAAGCCTGTCCTGTGACCCCGGATAGGTCGTACTTCCATGGGACAGACAGAAGAAACAAGATATAGGCACACGGAAGGGTCTAGCAACCCGAAAACAGTGGAGTTTGGGTGGTGGGCCGACCCACAGTGCCAACGCTGATTTTTGCCGCCATGTCCCAGGCTGGGCGATGCCCTGTCAGAACGACTTTGGGGAATCTCCTTCTGCCTGGGGCGAGGGCTATGGTCCCAGATGGAGaaatggggctcagagagggcaagagTTCTGCCAGGCACTCCCTCAGGGCTCGGTGGGGCCAGGTGGCCTCGGGCGGGAGGGCTGGAAGGGCCTCCGTGGGCCTCTCGCTGCCCAGGAGGCTCTTGTGCACAGTGAGCTCAACTCGCCTGTGCAGGAGCCCCTGGCCCAGCAGAGACAAACTCGCTCCGTGAGCGGCCAGCCGGAACCTCCACTCCCCACAGCCCCTAGCCTGGGGGCCCCGTTTAGTAGCTGAACAGCGGTCAGTCCTCCCAATTCTCGACGGCTCCCCTGTAAAGCCCCCGGTCAGGACGCCTAGGCACCCAGCCCCACACACCCGACGGGGTCACAAAGCAGAACAGGGAACCCTTGGTTTGGACAGAGTCCATGGAAATTCTCCGCCTTGAGGATAGCGTGTTCCTGAGGCTTTGCCAAGAGGCCCTGACCatccctgacacacacacatcctgccCGCTTGGAGATCCCGGCGAGTGTGGGGTCACCGACCCCTGGCACCCCATTCCTGGATGTCGGAGCCTCTGCCCAGCACCTCTGTGTGACaccctccccagcaccctgccCCCGGGGGCCTTGACATCTGAGGTGCTGCTCACACTGTTCTGGCCTTTTCTGGCTCAGGTGCTCCCACTCGCCTGGCACGGCCGGGGGCCTCGGAGGACCCCTCAGGCATTGTCACATCCCACAGGCTGCCCCGTCAGGGGCTGCACCCCTACCTCCCCCGCAGCTCCAGCAAGCCCCCCTACCCATCTGCAGGaccccccacccgccaccccaGGGCTTCTGGGACTCACAAAGAGGAGGCACGGCAGGGACTACTGAAGGGGCTTGAGGGGCTGGCACAAGCACACGTGCCCTGGGAACCTCCAAAAGTGCCCCGGCCTGCGTGTCGGGCGGatccagagagagaaggcaagcgAGGCGGCAGGGTATGCACACCCAGATGGCCAGCTGGGGGTGTGCGTGGGAACACGGCCGGCCACCCAGCCCTCCTAGCAGAGGGTGCAGCCACCGCCACGAGGGTGGCTCTGGACCCGCTGTGGAGACGCCATGCCCAGGCCGGCTGGCACCTCTCGGGCACACGGCAATGgtgcttttaggattttctgGAGAAGACACCCACATCACGGGGGTGCAGAGCACTGGCTCTGAAGGACAGTCGGCCTGGGCCCGCCCCTTGGGGATGGAGATCACTTCACCTAcccgagcctcggtttcctcagtGGTGCCTCAGGTGGTGACGGGTGCCGGCAAACGTGGCCTGGCGCCCCGCCCATCTCCCGCGGGTGTTGGCGGGAGCGCACCGCGCACCCCTTGCGCCCCACGCGCCCCCTTGGGCTGACGCTCCGACTGACCTGTCCAGGTTGTCCAGGGAGAAGCGCTGTGTTGAAAACCGCAGGTAGCTTTCCTTGTAGAACCAGATGGTCAGGGGGTTCCAGTCGGTGACCAGGAACCACTGCCTGATGTCAAACTTGGTGTCGTAGATGAGCAGCGGCGTCTCGATGTACTTCTGCACCACCCACTTGTTATCCTTGGCGGACGGGTGGTCTGTGGTCACCAGCTGCAAGATGTCTTCCACTCGGTTCATGCACACTATGTCTGCAAGAGGTCCGCGCTCAGCCCGGGGGCACGGCACACGTGGTCGCGGTTCAGCCCCGAGACCCAAGACGGCTTTGATCCGGGACCAGGAGACAGCACAGCTGGGCCGCCAGGCAGGCTCTGTCCTCACGCGGAGGCCACAACCAGAGCATCCCCCGCGCTCTCCCAGCAGGGGGCCAGCCCAACAGAGGACACAAGACTCAACGGAGGACacaagagtggggaggggcagggatggggacagaggcacttttatttttatttttatcacagtgACAAAGATAATCTGTCAccatttgttgtctttttatttgaaagagagagaaagcaagtgagtgggggaaatggagaaagagacagagacagagacagagagacagagagagagagagagagagagagagagggagaatcccaagcaggctccacgctctacAGTGGGAGGAAGGTCGGGCCTGATGGACTGGAGGGAGCAGACAGGTGCTAGTGGCAAGGGGATCAGGCTCAGGATAGAGCCCGAGGAGGAGCCCCTGGGCCAGCCCGGAGGGGAGGGGccagcctggaggggaggggccagCCCGGAGGGGAGGGCCCAGCCTGGAGGGGAGGAGCCCCTGGGccagcctggaggggaggggccagCCTGGGGGGAGGAGCCCTTGGGCCAGCCCGGAGGGGAGGGGCCAGCCCGGAGGGGAGGGGCCAGCCTGGAGGGGAGGAGCCCCTGGGccagcctggaggggaggggccagcctggaggggaggagccctggggccagcttggaggggaggggccagcctggaggggaggggccagcctggaggggaggggccagcctggaggggaggagcccctgggccagcctggaggggaggggccagCCCGGAGGGGAGGAGCCCTTGGGccagcctggaggggaggggccatCCCGGAGGGGAGGGCCcagcctggaggggaggaggcccTCCGGGAGAGTGGGCGCAGGCCCAGAGGTGCAGGACCAAATGCAGTAGCATCACAAATTAATGAAACTTTTTAAGTCTCATAAAAATTAACCACTTATGAATTTGAAACAACAAAACtcaaggggaaaatgaaatatcCAAACAAAAAAGGGAAGTCTACTTAGACACTCAGGAGAGTGAGAACACCCTACAACACTAACAAGATGGGGGTTGCAGCGAGCACCATCTTTGGAGGAAATTTCATAGACTTAAGGCTTTTATTGTACAAGAAAGACTGGAAATAAATAGGCGTAGCATTAAAGTCAGAGCCAAGGGGGTAAAAAATCCCTCACAGGAAATTGGAAAACTGCAACCTAAGGTTGGTTCTCTGCAAGcacaattaatatttaaaaaccttgaaaatctgtttttaaaaaagaacacacagtATTCACCATTAGGAATAAAGAGAACACAGTCATAGCTACAACACAAAATGAGGTGCAAAACCTGAGCCCATCGGACAAAAACCACAGACAAAAGTTACAGGCGTTAAGGACGTGTCTCCAACAGAGACGGGTGCTCACaggtgagttttaaaaaataaccaagtgACAGGAGTTCCACTGTTGTTTGGCATGGAAGTCCTCAAGCTGTCCTAGCAGCTGGCACATTGGGAGAGgtgatataaaaaaagaaactccagcTCAGTTTAACTTCGGAACATCCTAGTTAATGCGCAAAACTCGGAACCCAGGAGTGAAGACCAGTGTCATGGAGCCGTCTGCCCTGCTTCGAGCCTGCAGCGGCACACCTGCGCACCTGCACCTGAGCACCTGCGCACCTGCGCACCTGCACNNNNNNNNNNCACCTGCACCTGAGCACCTGCGCACCTGCGCACCTGCACCTGAGCACTTGCCCTGTGCACCTGCACCGTGCACCTGAGCACCCGCACCTGCGTGCTCGTACCTGAGCACCTGTGCACCTGCACACCTGCACCATGCACCTGTGCACTTGTGCACCTGCACCTGAACACTTGGCCTGTGCACCTGCACCTGCGCCCTGAGCACCTGCACCCGTGAACCTGCATCTGTGCACCTGCACACTTGTACCTGAGCACCTGTGCACCTGCACACCTGCACCATGCACCTGCACCCCTGAGCACCTTCACCCGCACACCTGCACCTGGCGCACCGTGTTCTGGGGGCGGCAGTTGGCCGCTCGCGGCCCCCAGCCTCCACTCACCTCGGCCGCGGGACTTGGCTGCGGGCTTGATGATCCAGATGTTCCGAAGCCCGTCGATCTCCGTCTGAGGGTTCACAGACGTGATTTTGTTCAGCAGGGCCTGGCACTGCGAAAAGTGATTTCTCGAATTGGAGATGAAAGCACCACCGCTACAAGGCAAGATCCAGAGAGTCCGTGAGGTTCGTGAGACCTCTGTCACGTATGCATGTGGTCAGCATATTCCTCCACTTTGTGACATGTCTGTCCATTCTCTTTGCAGTGTTTCTTGATAAACAGCATTTTTCGTGTCAACAAAATGCAATTTATCAACTTTCTCTATTACGATTAGTGCTCTTGGTGAACTATTTAAGAAACCTTTGCTTCCTTGTGGTCATGAAAATATactccaatgttttttttttttaactttcacatATCACATGATACATCTCAAATTAATCTTTGCGTATTTATGAGACAGGACTCAAGatacactttttttgtttgtaaggATGCTCATTGCTCCAGTGCCATTTGGTGGAAGGACTGACTCTTCCTTGTGGATCTGCAGGTGGCACCTTGATCTTAAGTGACCATGTGCACGAGGATCTGCTTCCAGACTCTGTTCAGTTACACTGGTCTGTTAGTGCAGGCAGCCCGATGCCACCCTGTCGTGATTACTGTagatttatagtaagtcttgaaatatGGGTAGAAGtcctctaattttgtttttcttgatcaaggttttctggcttttcttaaatcatttgtatttccaaataaatttcggaatcagtttgtcaattccTTCTACCTCAGCCCTCAAGGAAAATCCCTGCATAGATTTTGACTAGGATTACACTGAATCCACAGATTGGAAAATCTATAGTTTGGGAAGAAAACAATCTCTATACCACTGAGTTTTCTAATTCGCAAACatggttttatacacacacacacacacacacacacacacacacacacacttgttagGACATTAATTtctctgtttaattttataatgtgtttagggtcttcaatatattttattatattttttctggatatttGCTGTTATTGTAGGTtgtattttaaaatcccatttcaTGGTTGTTGTTTATGCATACAAACGCAATGGAATTCTGTATATTGACTTGGCAAAACTCACATAATTATGAACTTTCTGcgtgagttttaaatttttctatgcACATAATCAGGTCATCAGTATTTGCTTCTTTCTGATCTTaagcctcttatttcttttttctgtactaAACAGAAACATTATTTAAACTAAACAGACCAGCCAATACTGAGGAGTCGTGATAGTGGACATCTCATTCTGATTTCCAGGGACACTTTCATTTAAGTGTGCTAACAATTTCATTATGAAAGATATTAACTTCAGGATTTTTGTAGATAACCTTGTCAAGTTaaggaagtttctttctttttccagtttgttaaaaaaacaagGTATTTCACAGGTATTGAATTTCATCAATGTTTTGCATCTATGGGAATTATTATatggttttcttcttctgtaaatgtaataaaatctACCAAttgacttttttcaaaaatttttcattatggaaaaatacatataaaatttaccatcttaaccattttaagggTACAGTTCAATAGTATTAAGAATATGTATGTTGTTGCGCAATCATCACCCCCATGCGTCTCCAGGAGTCTTctgtcttcccaaactgaaactgtgtCCCCATTAAATACTCACTCCCAGTCTCCCTCCCCGAGACCCCAGTAACCAccatctaccttctgtctctatgattctGGCTTCTCTAACTACTTCAAACAAGTGAAATCACaccatatttgtattttttgactggcttatttcacttataatgtcctcaagattcattcatattgtagCAGAAACCGGAACTTCGTTAAACCCATTTTGAGTTCCTGGAACTTAAGTtggatataaagaaataaaactgcttttattcacagatgacatatcCTTCCCATATGTAGGAAATCctaaggaatacacacacacacacacacacacacacacacacacacagtacaaactactagaaataataaatgggtTCAGCAAAGTCATAGTTACAAGACCAATATAAAAAATcgattgtatttttatattctgccaataaaaaaattctagaacaaaattaagaaaacagttccattcATAagagtatcaaaaagaataaaatacataggcatgcatttaacaaaagaaatgcacaatttgaaaaccacaaaacattgtTGACATCCATGTTAAAAAACCtaaacaagaggagaaaaaaaattgtggaaattcacagattcctttttttttaatgtttatttttgtgagagtgagagagagtgcacaggcatgcatgagcagggaaggggcagagagagaggtgcacAGAGGAGctctgacagcagacagcccgacatggggcttgatctcacaaatcatgagatcatgacttgagccaaagtcggacacttaaccaactgagcacccaggagcTCCTTAACACATTCTTAAATAACCAATGGGTACAAATCacaaggaaattagaaaatacttagaggggcacgtgggtggcttagttggttaagcatctgactctttgatttcagctcaggtcatgatgtcaagatTCACGGGatgaagccctgcatcgggctctacactgatagtgtggagcctgcttgggactctctctttctccctctctctctctctgcccctccacagctagtgttctctctctc
Proteins encoded in this region:
- the TTLL8 gene encoding protein monoglycylase TTLL8 isoform X4; amino-acid sequence: MPSLTPPLLAGARADARRGELPEAGMEPGERRRLSSASLEGDLREENKLKRGISQDLTSSPKSDRYKIARQLTEKAIKEKKIFSIYGHYPVIRAALRRKGWVEKKYHFLPKVLLNVDDDGVGVTEQKRAEGRENQEAAPEKTDDIHDVMSRLVKNEMPYFLWTIKRDVVDYHSLSCDQMLNHYGKTASFTTKIGLCVNMRNLPWYVQADPDSFFPRCYGLCTENEKQEFLVPENAESKPMGLSGELVDTACKVCQAYLGQLEHEDIDISKDAAQDLTEDEWKDLTQQYYSLVDGGAFISNSRNHFSQCQALLNKITSVNPQTEIDGLRNIWIIKPAAKSRGRDIVCMNRVEDILQLVTTDHPSAKDNKWVVQKYIETPLLIYDTKFDIRQWFLVTDWNPLTIWFYKESYLRFSTQRFSLDNLDSAIHLCNNSIQKHLKNDEERSPLLPYHNMWTSTRFQEYLQKRGRGAVWASVIYPAMKRAVANTMRVVQDHVEPRKNSFELYGADFILGRDFQPWLIEINSSPTMHASTPVTAQLCAQVQEDTIKVVVGRKVDRNCDVGNFELLWRQPAVEPPPFHGSDLCVEGVGVRRARKQMPPISSANCPSALLDPQPLKVRSPSAVPGPAPGRLPTAVRGDLRPDDAQALACTLPAPLKRPAERRCEAQSARKSAVPTRDFRLADGQAPKIRLPKAESDRRSGADTVSARARPAVLPSVKTPEGALFQPLTPPGLRLQEPSEPGQSREAFLLCTGLPCLPHRTERPPDVPAHHLAHVGKAPSSQQRCACRHKSPLPASLDEATFQRGHASCRPSRSVWKPPFPLVNLSSFVQCKMAPI